In the Myxococcus guangdongensis genome, one interval contains:
- a CDS encoding carboxylesterase family protein, which produces MRMQWIALTLVMGAVACGGGFEEADAEAWGEAKAGLTPTTEDQVVARLPASTGAVFAYGEYLPPGYLTSATHYPIVVHLNGMGEFGTSTTEADLLNVVTRHGALRNIHFTSQGKAYFGQRQVMVFAPRAPTSWPAADIETFINFLVANYRVDTTRIYLTGISAGGHGAWRYAYTYGSRLAALAPMATSIGAPGPTITQLKNVPVWAVHSYGDSLSYTADRSWLTGVTKNYGLSQSLQVPAPSQTVTYLFPGASSPAWTSQPGVVATGNAIARFTVLPGTAHDCWTQQYDNYAFWDWLLAQHR; this is translated from the coding sequence ATGCGGATGCAATGGATTGCGTTGACCCTCGTGATGGGCGCCGTCGCCTGCGGGGGCGGTTTCGAGGAGGCAGATGCGGAGGCGTGGGGTGAAGCCAAGGCGGGGCTCACCCCCACCACCGAGGACCAGGTGGTGGCTCGACTGCCCGCGAGCACCGGGGCGGTCTTCGCCTATGGAGAATACCTGCCACCCGGCTACCTGACGTCCGCCACGCACTACCCGATCGTCGTCCACCTGAACGGGATGGGGGAGTTCGGCACCTCGACGACGGAGGCGGACCTGCTGAACGTGGTGACCCGCCACGGGGCGCTGAGGAACATCCACTTCACGAGCCAGGGCAAGGCGTACTTCGGACAGCGGCAGGTGATGGTCTTCGCGCCGCGCGCGCCGACGAGCTGGCCGGCGGCGGACATCGAGACGTTCATCAACTTCCTCGTCGCCAACTACCGCGTGGACACGACGCGCATCTACCTGACGGGCATCAGCGCCGGAGGCCACGGAGCCTGGCGCTACGCGTATACCTACGGCAGCCGGCTGGCCGCGCTGGCGCCCATGGCCACCAGCATCGGTGCGCCGGGCCCCACCATCACCCAACTGAAGAACGTGCCCGTGTGGGCGGTGCATTCGTACGGGGACAGCCTCTCGTACACCGCCGACCGCTCCTGGTTGACGGGCGTGACGAAGAACTACGGCCTGAGTCAATCGCTCCAGGTGCCAGCGCCGTCCCAGACCGTGACATACCTCTTCCCGGGCGCCAGCAGCCCCGCCTGGACGTCACAGCCCGGCGTGGTGGCCACCGGGAACGCCATCGCGCGCTTCACCGTGCTGCCCGGCACCGCGCACGACTGCTGGACCCAGCAGTATGACAACTACGCGTTCTGGGACTGGCTGCTCGCACAGCACCGCTGA